The Chitinophagales bacterium genome includes a region encoding these proteins:
- a CDS encoding DMT family transporter: MTSNDEIKAPDWIIFIGLSIIWGFSFFFIKKGLLFFNPIQVAALRMSIAFLALTPFILLNLKKIKIEPWQWKFVPLLGLFGNLFPALFFCFAQTKVASGLVGIMNATTPLFVMLLGALFFGVPITKNKISGVLIGFFGAGLIILSKTKAIHNQPFSIHIILPLLATMCYGLNANIFKKYFQNNHPLIIALVQYSVVALVTIPYLIFSGTIKQIQVNPIAAWQSLKYLLLLGVLGTGMAQVFFNILTQRTSALFATMTTYLIPIVSVIIGLFIGEQILFIHIIALFIILIGVYFVTRKRKVVVN, translated from the coding sequence TTGACAAGTAATGATGAAATAAAAGCACCAGACTGGATAATATTTATCGGTCTGTCAATTATTTGGGGATTTTCTTTCTTTTTTATTAAGAAAGGATTGCTATTTTTTAATCCAATTCAAGTAGCTGCACTTAGAATGTCTATTGCATTTTTGGCGTTAACACCTTTTATTCTTCTTAATCTAAAAAAGATAAAAATAGAACCATGGCAGTGGAAATTTGTACCATTGTTAGGTTTGTTTGGCAACTTATTTCCTGCTTTATTTTTTTGCTTTGCACAAACAAAAGTAGCAAGTGGTTTAGTAGGAATTATGAATGCAACTACTCCATTATTTGTAATGCTATTAGGTGCTCTATTTTTTGGCGTACCTATCACGAAAAATAAAATTTCCGGTGTTCTAATTGGTTTTTTTGGTGCTGGATTAATTATTCTATCTAAAACTAAAGCCATACATAATCAACCATTTTCTATTCATATTATATTGCCATTGTTAGCGACTATGTGCTACGGATTAAATGCCAATATCTTTAAGAAATACTTTCAAAACAACCATCCATTAATTATTGCTTTAGTACAATATTCTGTAGTAGCATTGGTAACTATTCCGTACTTAATTTTTTCAGGAACAATAAAACAAATACAAGTAAACCCAATAGCAGCTTGGCAGAGTTTAAAATATTTATTGTTGTTAGGCGTTTTAGGTACTGGCATGGCTCAAGTGTTTTTTAATATATTGACACAAAGAACATCTGCTTTATTTGCTACAATGACTACTTATTTAATTCCAATAGTTTCTGTAATAATTGGATTATTTATTGGCGAACAAATTTTATTTATTCATATTATTGCACTTTTTATTATTTTGATAGGTGTATACTTTGTTACTAGAAAAAGAAAAGTTGTAGTTAATTAA
- a CDS encoding gamma carbonic anhydrase family protein, translated as MSFIIACRDKTPSIGKNCFIAPNATLVGDIICGDDCSFWFNTVVRGDVNSIVIGNKVNIQDNATIHCTYNKTKTIIGNNVSIGHNAIVHGCTIEDNVLVGMGAIIMDNCYIEENALIAAGAVVLENTRVEAGSIYAGVPAKKVKQLDSETFKDQNERIANNYLFYASWFKNVNDNE; from the coding sequence ATGTCATTTATTATCGCTTGTAGAGATAAAACACCAAGTATTGGCAAAAATTGTTTTATAGCACCAAATGCTACTTTAGTTGGCGATATTATTTGTGGTGATGATTGTAGTTTTTGGTTTAATACAGTAGTAAGAGGTGATGTAAACAGTATCGTCATTGGCAATAAAGTGAATATTCAAGATAATGCTACGATACATTGTACTTATAATAAGACGAAAACAATTATTGGCAATAATGTTTCTATTGGACACAATGCTATTGTGCATGGTTGTACGATAGAAGACAATGTTCTCGTAGGTATGGGTGCTATTATTATGGATAATTGCTACATAGAAGAAAACGCATTAATTGCTGCTGGTGCTGTAGTTTTAGAAAATACAAGAGTAGAAGCTGGAAGTATTTACGCTGGTGTTCCTGCAAAAAAAGTAAAGCAATTAGACAGCGAAACATTTAAAGACCAAAACGAAAGAATTGCCAATAATTATTTATTTTACGCTTCTTGGTTTAAAAATGTAAACGATAATGAGTAA
- a CDS encoding glycosyltransferase, translated as MSKQKILFLSPYPFGKAPSQRLKYEQYYPFFEAAGFDITTSSFIDDDLWSVIYKKGNYIKKILGVARGYLRRLRDLFRIRQFDIVYNHLWITPLGLPIEEYLFTKVAKSFVYDIDDMIYLSPNNSWWYKAIKGKYKPIILMKNANFVFTSSPSLQEFVNQYNKNNTLILASYDTQKFQPIKEHQQKEKVVVGWTGTHSTLKYLEIVAPTLLKLQQEKNIEFLVISNAPYQHKNLKVNNIEWNATTEFEDLKKIDIGIYPLEKDQWVLGKSGNKALAYMSCGIPCVATAYGTNNVVIQNEVDSFLADDTNDWEKYLLKLINDVHLRKSIGIAARASVEKRFSLSANKDKYINELLKLINKN; from the coding sequence ATGAGTAAACAAAAAATATTGTTTTTATCACCATATCCATTTGGAAAAGCACCAAGTCAACGATTAAAGTACGAACAATATTATCCGTTTTTTGAAGCTGCTGGTTTTGATATTACTACAAGTTCTTTTATAGATGATGACTTATGGTCAGTTATTTATAAAAAAGGAAATTATATAAAAAAAATACTTGGAGTAGCTAGAGGTTATTTAAGACGATTAAGAGATTTATTTCGCATAAGACAGTTTGATATAGTATACAACCACCTTTGGATTACACCTTTAGGTTTACCAATAGAAGAATACTTATTTACTAAAGTAGCTAAATCATTTGTTTACGATATTGATGATATGATTTATTTATCTCCAAATAACAGTTGGTGGTATAAAGCAATCAAAGGAAAATACAAACCAATAATATTAATGAAGAATGCTAATTTTGTTTTTACATCATCACCAAGCTTACAAGAGTTTGTAAATCAGTACAACAAAAACAACACACTTATTTTAGCAAGTTATGATACCCAAAAATTTCAACCAATAAAAGAACATCAACAAAAAGAAAAGGTAGTTGTAGGTTGGACAGGCACACATTCTACACTAAAATATTTAGAAATCGTAGCACCAACTTTATTAAAACTACAGCAAGAAAAGAATATTGAATTTTTAGTAATTAGCAATGCACCATACCAACATAAAAATTTAAAAGTAAACAATATTGAATGGAATGCTACTACAGAATTTGAAGACCTAAAGAAGATAGATATTGGCATTTATCCATTAGAAAAAGACCAATGGGTATTAGGTAAAAGTGGTAACAAAGCATTGGCATATATGAGTTGTGGAATTCCTTGTGTAGCAACTGCTTATGGTACAAATAATGTAGTTATTCAAAATGAAGTAGATAGTTTTTTAGCCGATGACACAAATGATTGGGAAAAATATTTGTTGAAATTAATTAATGATGTTCACCTAAGAAAATCTATAGGTATAGCTGCTAGAGCATCTGTAGAAAAAAGGTTTTCTTTAAGTGCTAATAAAGATAAATACATTAATGAGTTGTTAAAATTGATAAACAAGAACTAA
- a CDS encoding FMN-binding negative transcriptional regulator, which translates to MYIPKHFKQQDIDKLHSFMQQYPFAILITTENNKPIATHLPFVINKQNNSIILTSHISKQNNQLNNIENKEALVIFQEPHHYISPTLYEHEKNVPTWNYVAVHCYGKLQLHTNNEQRIAVLEQMINSFEPKYREQWKTLDDTYKNNLLKGIESFDIVVEEIQGKEKLSQNKTAQERTNIKNHLLQQEDSNAQALGKMM; encoded by the coding sequence ATGTATATTCCAAAACACTTTAAGCAACAAGATATAGATAAATTGCATAGTTTTATGCAGCAGTATCCATTTGCTATTTTAATTACTACAGAAAATAATAAACCAATTGCTACACATCTACCATTTGTAATTAACAAACAAAATAACAGCATCATACTTACATCACATATAAGTAAACAAAATAATCAATTAAATAATATAGAAAATAAAGAAGCATTAGTAATTTTTCAAGAACCACATCACTACATTTCTCCAACTTTGTACGAACATGAAAAAAATGTACCCACTTGGAATTATGTAGCAGTACATTGCTATGGAAAACTACAACTACATACCAACAATGAACAACGCATTGCTGTTTTAGAACAAATGATAAACAGCTTCGAACCAAAATATCGAGAACAATGGAAAACGCTAGATGATACCTATAAAAACAATTTATTAAAAGGAATTGAATCTTTTGACATTGTTGTAGAAGAGATTCAAGGAAAAGAAAAACTGAGTCAAAACAAAACAGCACAAGAAAGAACCAATATTAAAAACCACTTACTACAACAAGAAGACAGCAATGCACAAGCACTAGGAAAAATGATGTAG
- a CDS encoding peptidase S41 has product MTKRNLILFFLLFVAIFSFAQNCDCKANYEWVKKTFEENDAGFQYALKTKGEQSYADHNKRILDKVQNVKTLTECTPILYEWLNFFRSGHVAISITEQFQQNNAIKSEKQFSNWETYTINTENFKKYLDKKKDFDYEGIWETGPYTIGIKKEGDNYIGFIIESGVETWTKEQVKLKISITEDNANAVFYMRDHSAVEYNSVTMTGNNHLQIGHFTLSRIYPKIEDDPKYAQYFNALNAEQPYIEKLNETTLYLRIPSFNISYKRSIDSILNANNEKLLSMKNLIIDIRNNGGGSDASYSSIIPYLYTNPIRSVGVEFLSTKLNNQRMLDFISNSEYGLDEEDKKWAKEAYDKLESKLGQFVNLDESIVSEDKKDTIYPFPQNIGIIINEANGSTAEQFLLEAKQSKKVKLFGVTTFGVLDISNMYFVESPCKEFQLGYSLSRSMRIPDFTIDEKGIQPDYYLDKEIPQYEWTDYVNKVLNE; this is encoded by the coding sequence ATGACAAAAAGAAATTTAATCCTATTTTTTTTACTGTTTGTAGCCATATTTTCATTTGCACAAAATTGTGATTGCAAAGCTAACTACGAATGGGTTAAGAAAACTTTCGAAGAAAATGATGCAGGATTTCAATATGCTTTAAAAACCAAAGGCGAACAATCATATGCCGACCACAATAAAAGGATTTTAGATAAAGTGCAAAATGTAAAAACACTTACCGAATGCACACCCATATTGTATGAGTGGTTAAATTTCTTTCGTTCAGGGCATGTTGCAATAAGTATTACTGAGCAATTCCAACAAAACAATGCTATAAAATCAGAAAAGCAATTCTCTAATTGGGAAACTTATACTATTAATACAGAAAATTTCAAAAAATATTTAGATAAAAAGAAAGATTTCGATTATGAGGGAATTTGGGAAACTGGACCATATACAATCGGAATTAAGAAAGAAGGCGATAATTATATTGGGTTTATTATTGAATCAGGTGTAGAAACTTGGACAAAAGAACAAGTAAAATTAAAAATTAGCATAACTGAAGACAACGCAAATGCTGTATTCTATATGCGTGACCATTCCGCGGTAGAATACAATAGTGTAACAATGACGGGAAACAACCATCTACAAATAGGTCATTTTACTCTTTCAAGAATTTATCCTAAAATTGAAGATGATCCTAAATACGCACAATATTTCAATGCTTTAAATGCAGAACAGCCATACATTGAAAAACTAAACGAAACAACATTATATTTAAGAATACCTTCATTTAATATCAGTTACAAAAGAAGTATTGACAGCATACTTAATGCGAATAATGAAAAATTACTAAGCATGAAAAATCTTATTATTGATATTAGAAATAATGGAGGAGGAAGTGATGCTTCGTATAGTTCAATTATACCATATTTATATACCAATCCCATTAGATCAGTCGGTGTTGAGTTCTTATCAACAAAACTCAACAACCAAAGAATGCTCGACTTTATTAGTAACTCTGAATATGGTCTTGATGAAGAAGATAAAAAATGGGCTAAAGAAGCATATGATAAATTAGAAAGTAAGTTAGGGCAATTTGTAAATTTGGATGAGTCCATAGTTTCAGAAGATAAAAAAGATACAATTTACCCTTTTCCACAAAATATTGGTATTATTATTAACGAAGCTAATGGTAGTACAGCAGAACAATTTTTATTGGAAGCTAAACAAAGCAAGAAAGTTAAACTCTTTGGTGTAACTACATTTGGAGTTTTGGATATTTCTAATATGTATTTTGTAGAATCACCTTGTAAAGAATTTCAATTAGGTTATTCGCTATCAAGAAGTATGCGAATACCAGACTTTACGATTGATGAAAAGGGGATACAACCAGACTACTATTTGGACAAAGAAATTCCACAATACGAATGGACAGACTATGTAAACAAAGTTTTGAACGAATAA
- a CDS encoding cytochrome-c peroxidase, translating into MKYIKYIVLLLILVSACKKEESIEEQALLNLPEKFGTPKYNLNNNPITQEGFELGRKLFYDPLLSLDYTISCANCHQQYAGFAHADHDVSHGVDDRIGTRNTLALQNLIWKNDFFWDGGVFNLDLVPLNAITSHVEMDNTIDTIINRLYNNSEYVTQFKNVFGTQAITEATILKALSQFQACLVSVNSRYDQYIAGNQNALTTTEIEGLQLFRQKCAACHTEPFFTDGSFRNNGNNLADIGREAVTLNPNDKGKFKVPSLRNIEYTAPYFHNGIANSLNQVLEHYANGIIVTSTTDSLLINGIAMTDNEKLKIIAFLKSLTDTDFLNDERFIDPH; encoded by the coding sequence ATGAAATATATTAAATATATAGTATTACTTTTAATACTAGTAAGTGCTTGTAAAAAAGAAGAAAGTATAGAAGAACAAGCATTACTTAACTTGCCAGAAAAATTTGGAACACCTAAATATAATTTAAACAACAATCCAATTACACAAGAAGGATTTGAATTAGGCAGAAAATTATTTTACGATCCATTGCTCTCTTTAGATTATACTATAAGCTGTGCCAACTGTCATCAACAATATGCTGGCTTTGCTCACGCAGATCACGATGTAAGTCATGGAGTAGATGATAGAATAGGTACTCGAAATACGCTCGCACTACAAAATCTCATTTGGAAAAATGATTTCTTTTGGGATGGTGGTGTATTTAATTTAGACTTAGTACCATTAAATGCCATTACAAGTCATGTAGAAATGGATAATACGATAGATACAATTATTAATAGATTGTATAATAATTCAGAATATGTTACGCAATTTAAAAATGTATTTGGTACTCAAGCAATAACAGAAGCAACAATTTTAAAAGCACTCAGTCAGTTTCAAGCATGTCTAGTTTCTGTCAATTCAAGATACGACCAATATATTGCTGGCAATCAAAATGCTTTAACTACAACAGAAATTGAAGGACTACAACTCTTTCGGCAAAAGTGTGCCGCTTGTCATACAGAACCATTTTTTACAGACGGTTCATTTAGAAACAACGGCAATAATTTAGCAGATATTGGCAGAGAAGCAGTTACACTAAATCCAAACGATAAAGGTAAATTTAAGGTGCCATCGTTACGAAACATAGAGTATACTGCACCATATTTTCATAACGGAATAGCCAATTCGTTAAATCAAGTCTTAGAGCATTATGCAAATGGAATTATAGTAACTTCAACAACAGACAGTTTATTGATAAATGGAATTGCAATGACAGATAATGAAAAACTTAAAATAATTGCATTCTTAAAATCACTTACCGATACCGATTTCTTAAATGATGAACGATTTATAGATCCACATTAA
- a CDS encoding citrate synthase, whose amino-acid sequence MSDKVNINLGGKTVELDVIIGTENEPAIDIANLRAATGFVTLDFGYKNTGATTSKITFLDGELGILRYRGYDIADLADKASFEEVMYLLIHGELPNQTQLDSLKSKLREYADVPQEIANVIKAMPKDTHPMAQLSSACVLLSAYFPKATQANDDDIVKLLAKFSTLVAMVIRNAQGADFVAPDANLDYVANFMNMAFGKPASSVVLDAMDKLLILHADHEQNCSTSSVRIVGSSGVNMYAAIAGGINALWGPAHGGANQKVLEQLEAIQADGGDTEKFVNMAKDKESGFRLMGFGHRVYKNFDPRAKIIKVACDNVLEDLGIKSEKLRIAKELEAAALSDDYFKSRNLYPNVDFYSGIIYNAIGFETNVFTTLFALGRLPGWVSQWKEMKDNKEPIGRPRQIYMGDTLRSYLPIEER is encoded by the coding sequence ATGTCAGACAAAGTGAATATTAATTTAGGTGGAAAAACAGTAGAGCTAGATGTAATAATAGGAACTGAAAATGAACCTGCAATAGATATAGCTAATTTAAGAGCTGCCACTGGTTTTGTAACACTCGATTTCGGTTATAAAAATACAGGTGCTACTACTAGTAAAATTACCTTCTTAGATGGTGAGTTAGGAATTCTTAGATACAGAGGTTATGATATTGCCGATTTAGCCGATAAAGCTTCTTTTGAAGAAGTAATGTATTTGCTAATTCATGGAGAACTACCTAATCAAACACAATTAGATAGCTTAAAAAGCAAATTAAGAGAATACGCAGATGTGCCACAAGAAATTGCTAATGTAATAAAAGCAATGCCAAAAGATACGCATCCAATGGCACAGTTATCATCAGCATGTGTTTTATTGTCGGCATATTTCCCAAAAGCAACACAAGCCAACGACGATGATATCGTAAAACTATTAGCTAAGTTTTCTACGCTAGTAGCAATGGTTATAAGAAATGCTCAAGGTGCAGATTTTGTTGCTCCAGATGCAAACTTAGATTATGTTGCCAATTTTATGAATATGGCATTTGGCAAACCAGCATCAAGCGTAGTATTAGATGCAATGGATAAATTATTGATTTTACACGCAGATCACGAGCAAAACTGTTCTACTTCATCTGTAAGAATTGTAGGATCTTCTGGCGTAAATATGTATGCAGCCATTGCTGGTGGAATTAACGCTTTGTGGGGACCAGCTCATGGTGGAGCCAATCAAAAAGTACTAGAGCAATTAGAAGCAATACAAGCAGATGGTGGAGATACCGAAAAGTTTGTAAACATGGCTAAAGACAAAGAAAGTGGTTTTAGACTAATGGGATTTGGTCATAGAGTATATAAAAACTTCGATCCAAGAGCAAAAATTATAAAAGTAGCTTGCGATAATGTACTAGAAGACTTAGGCATTAAAAGCGAAAAACTAAGAATTGCTAAAGAATTAGAAGCAGCTGCATTGAGTGATGATTATTTCAAATCAAGAAATTTATATCCAAATGTAGATTTCTATTCAGGAATTATTTATAATGCTATTGGTTTTGAAACAAATGTGTTTACTACATTATTTGCACTAGGAAGATTGCCAGGTTGGGTATCTCAGTGGAAAGAAATGAAAGACAACAAGGAGCCAATTGGTAGACCACGACAAATTTATATGGGAGATACCTTAAGGTCATATCTTCCGATTGAAGAACGATAA
- a CDS encoding substrate-binding domain-containing protein codes for MKKILFPILLLVFFSCKRNHPTNTNTYFSGTTTIYADIQLKYLIDQLVQAFENIYDKSTINVVYKNEEDLIKAYLYDSLQNIIISRSLSDTEIIYHNQHTATNGKQMVFAYDALAFITSKNNSVSSLDINKLNSFNNLFFSNAKSGVPKKIISITKDSSILSKAAVIENIDELIGNLDKYPNSVAVVNYSVFSNPYDKKHLERRNQIKVLAVQEKDTTIALNQNNIAKEIYPKIYQKQLTVAFNESVDPLVKGFVNFIFKDRAAKICIHSGLVPHAIPELQVKLVTE; via the coding sequence ATGAAAAAAATATTATTTCCTATACTACTGTTAGTTTTTTTTAGTTGCAAAAGAAATCATCCAACTAACACCAATACTTATTTTAGTGGAACAACAACTATTTATGCAGACATTCAATTAAAATACTTAATCGACCAGTTGGTGCAAGCATTTGAAAATATTTATGATAAATCAACAATCAATGTAGTTTATAAAAACGAAGAAGACTTAATTAAAGCATATCTATACGATTCACTTCAAAATATAATTATATCTAGATCACTATCAGATACAGAAATAATTTATCACAATCAACATACAGCAACAAATGGAAAACAAATGGTTTTTGCTTATGATGCTTTAGCTTTCATTACATCAAAAAATAATAGTGTAAGTAGTTTAGATATCAATAAACTGAATAGTTTTAATAATTTGTTTTTTTCTAATGCAAAATCTGGTGTGCCTAAAAAAATAATATCAATTACAAAAGATTCTAGCATACTTAGTAAAGCAGCTGTAATTGAAAACATCGACGAACTCATCGGCAATTTAGATAAATATCCAAACAGCGTAGCAGTAGTTAATTATTCAGTATTCAGTAATCCTTACGATAAAAAACATCTCGAAAGAAGGAATCAAATAAAAGTATTAGCAGTTCAAGAGAAAGATACTACAATTGCATTGAATCAAAATAATATTGCAAAAGAAATCTATCCAAAAATCTATCAAAAGCAATTAACGGTTGCATTTAATGAGTCAGTCGATCCACTAGTTAAAGGATTTGTCAATTTTATATTTAAAGATCGAGCAGCTAAAATATGCATACACAGCGGTTTAGTGCCTCATGCCATTCCAGAATTACAAGTAAAATTAGTGACAGAGTAA
- a CDS encoding TonB family protein yields MSNNKDYSNATWDDIVFEDLNKDYGAYILRKLVNKNTLRAFLITSGVFVVMVLLAQLKVFQQIGKKKEKEVTLEMTEVNIEEPPPVIEAPPPPPPPPPPPPPVRPTIKLVELVAKKDELVQEEEPITKQEEVKETQISDKTIKGDKDAKAKIEIPKDEGGKGPEVTTPPPPPPPKEPDIFERAEVQPSFPGGPTELMKYLSKNINYPSLAKENGLEGKVYIKFYVDTDGSIKDAKVIKDGVGGGCGPEAKRVVEGMPKWNPGLQRGKPVKVYYTLPVTFKLY; encoded by the coding sequence ATGAGTAATAATAAAGATTATAGTAATGCAACATGGGACGATATAGTTTTTGAAGACTTAAACAAAGACTATGGTGCATATATATTAAGAAAGCTAGTTAACAAAAACACTTTAAGAGCGTTTTTAATTACTAGTGGTGTATTTGTTGTAATGGTGTTATTAGCGCAGCTAAAAGTATTTCAACAAATAGGTAAAAAGAAAGAAAAAGAAGTTACCTTAGAAATGACAGAGGTGAATATAGAAGAACCACCTCCAGTGATTGAGGCACCACCACCGCCACCGCCACCACCACCGCCGCCACCACCAGTAAGACCTACTATTAAATTAGTAGAGTTGGTAGCGAAAAAAGATGAGTTGGTACAAGAAGAAGAACCAATTACTAAGCAAGAAGAGGTGAAAGAAACTCAAATCTCTGATAAAACAATTAAAGGAGATAAAGATGCTAAAGCAAAAATTGAAATTCCTAAAGATGAAGGTGGAAAAGGACCAGAGGTAACAACGCCACCACCACCACCGCCTCCAAAAGAACCAGATATTTTTGAAAGAGCAGAAGTGCAACCATCATTTCCTGGTGGACCAACAGAGTTAATGAAATATCTATCTAAGAATATTAACTATCCTTCTTTAGCTAAAGAAAATGGCTTAGAAGGAAAAGTATATATTAAATTTTATGTAGATACTGATGGTTCAATTAAAGATGCCAAGGTAATTAAAGATGGTGTAGGTGGAGGTTGTGGACCAGAAGCGAAAAGAGTAGTAGAAGGTATGCCTAAATGGAATCCAGGTTTACAAAGAGGAAAACCAGTAAAAGTATACTATACACTACCAGTAACCTTTAAATTATATTAA
- a CDS encoding biopolymer transporter ExbD, which translates to MADIDTSQGSGNKKHKGGVRSKKMSTRVDLTPMVDLAFLLITFFMLTTQLSKSVAMDLNMPKPPENDEEKQTVKESKVLNLILDKDNKIWYYNGTTVVGLKTTDFSPEGLRDIIYKKQKEVDAKFGKDKDGDTETIVLIKYTKDANYKNLVDVLDEMDITKTKIYSIQDLSDIEQEAVDNGGTVTTFAD; encoded by the coding sequence ATGGCAGATATAGATACTTCCCAGGGCAGTGGCAATAAGAAACACAAAGGTGGTGTCAGAAGTAAAAAAATGTCAACCAGAGTGGATTTAACACCTATGGTAGATTTGGCATTCCTTTTGATTACATTCTTTATGTTAACTACTCAATTGAGCAAATCGGTGGCAATGGACTTAAATATGCCTAAACCGCCAGAAAATGATGAGGAGAAGCAAACAGTTAAAGAATCTAAAGTGTTGAACTTAATTCTTGACAAAGACAATAAAATTTGGTATTATAATGGTACTACTGTGGTTGGACTTAAAACTACTGATTTTAGTCCAGAGGGTTTGAGAGATATTATTTATAAAAAACAAAAAGAGGTAGATGCAAAATTTGGTAAAGATAAAGATGGAGATACTGAAACAATTGTATTAATTAAATATACCAAAGATGCAAACTACAAGAACTTAGTAGATGTATTAGACGAAATGGATATTACTAAAACCAAAATCTACTCTATACAAGATTTATCAGATATAGAACAAGAAGCGGTAGATAATGGTGGAACAGTAACAACTTTCGCAGATTAG
- a CDS encoding biopolymer transporter ExbD, with protein MPKIKVPRKSTHVDMTAMCDVAFLLLTFFILTAKFTPPQIVNIAQPTSRAEKEVKDDLVTFMLDKDGKVYMTISKPEKRKAIVDKMIALKPEKYANIKLSAAEEKELSGLEVIGVPMSKLKATIGLESDKMIELKSAGQLSGIPSDSTNNELADWVMAIRHVYVEEENLDKAPIAIRGDQNTNIEDVRKLINTFRDNDVYSYNLITTLEGARD; from the coding sequence ATGCCAAAAATTAAAGTACCTCGCAAAAGCACCCATGTAGACATGACAGCAATGTGTGATGTAGCATTTTTGCTTTTGACTTTCTTTATCTTAACGGCTAAGTTTACTCCACCGCAAATCGTAAATATTGCTCAACCAACTTCTAGAGCAGAAAAAGAAGTAAAAGACGATTTGGTTACTTTCATGCTAGATAAAGATGGAAAAGTCTACATGACTATTAGCAAACCAGAAAAAAGAAAAGCAATAGTAGATAAAATGATTGCCTTAAAACCAGAAAAGTATGCTAATATCAAATTATCTGCTGCAGAAGAAAAAGAATTATCTGGTTTAGAAGTAATTGGCGTGCCAATGAGTAAACTAAAAGCAACTATTGGCTTAGAGTCAGATAAAATGATTGAATTAAAAAGTGCAGGTCAGTTATCAGGTATTCCTTCAGATTCTACGAATAACGAGTTAGCAGATTGGGTAATGGCTATTAGACATGTCTATGTAGAAGAAGAAAACCTAGACAAAGCACCAATAGCTATTAGAGGAGACCAAAATACAAATATAGAAGATGTTAGGAAGTTGATTAATACTTTTAGAGATAATGATGTTTACTCTTATAATTTAATCACCACTCTAGAAGGAGCTAGAGATTAA
- a CDS encoding MotA/TolQ/ExbB proton channel family protein produces MAQAKTTNSKPAGLSAGLVILIAVILCNLLFYLFFGKQLDENGHPTNFMGLIYKGGWVVPFLLATFLTCIIFTIERLLTISKAKGTGSIDAFLKNIKTKLSSNDINGAIDACNKQKGSVANVVQAGLHKYAEMEKNTELEGEKKILAIQQEIEESTSLELPALEKNMWILATIASVGTLLALFGTVLGMIRAFAALAGAGGTDPEALAVGISEALINTAIGIITSAIAIVSYNLCTNMIDKLTYGIDEMGYSITQTFASRKH; encoded by the coding sequence ATGGCGCAAGCAAAAACAACAAACAGTAAACCAGCAGGATTGTCAGCAGGACTTGTTATTCTTATTGCAGTAATCCTTTGTAATTTGTTATTCTATTTGTTTTTCGGAAAACAATTAGATGAAAATGGTCATCCAACAAACTTTATGGGATTAATCTACAAAGGAGGATGGGTAGTACCATTCCTTTTAGCAACTTTTTTAACTTGTATTATTTTTACTATCGAAAGACTATTAACTATTAGTAAAGCAAAAGGTACAGGTTCAATAGATGCGTTCTTAAAAAACATCAAAACAAAATTATCTAGCAACGATATTAATGGTGCTATTGATGCATGTAATAAACAAAAAGGTTCTGTAGCTAATGTGGTACAAGCAGGTTTACATAAATATGCAGAGATGGAAAAAAATACAGAGTTAGAAGGCGAGAAAAAGATTTTAGCGATTCAACAAGAAATTGAAGAATCAACTTCTTTAGAATTGCCTGCTTTAGAAAAAAATATGTGGATTTTAGCAACTATCGCATCAGTTGGTACGCTTTTAGCACTATTTGGTACTGTATTAGGTATGATTAGAGCGTTTGCTGCCTTAGCAGGTGCAGGTGGTACAGATCCAGAAGCATTAGCAGTAGGTATCTCAGAAGCATTAATCAATACAGCTATTGGTATCATTACTTCTGCAATTGCTATCGTTTCTTATAACCTTTGTACTAATATGATTGATAAATTAACATATGGTATAGATGAAATGGGTTATAGTATCACACAAACTTTCGCATCAAGAAAGCATTAA